The following DNA comes from Carassius auratus strain Wakin chromosome 46, ASM336829v1, whole genome shotgun sequence.
atataatataatataatataatataatgagcATTATATAGTCTCATAATGGGGGGAGGCATGTCTGTAAACTGTCTAATAGTAtgtgaaaaacaaatgttttgaacTTTTCAAGACAAACAATATATTTcctgtgaaatatgaaatatatatatttattattttccattcaaaatgtatgcaaatattttcaaTTCACCGGTCTATTTTTAAGATAATTCTCTGGAAATATAACCCATCCGTTCAagagaggaaaaataaatattttgtatattaggTGCTTCACTGGCAGTTTTCAGCAGCAAGATTGAAAAGTTCTGCTGCGTCATGCTCTGTTTCACACTGTTTCAGTATTTAAACATTCCCAACGTTGCTAAAAGTTGAATTCAAGACACAAATTTGACTAacagcaaaataatatttaaaaaaaatttaaaatctgcTTCATCAATGTACTCAGCAGCAGCCAATTCAAATCAGTGCATCATAGTACTACAGTTTTCAGCAGAGGAAATCACCAATTAACATCAATTAAATGAGAATATTACTAAACTGTATATTCAAACTAGCTGAGATCTGATCCAGTCTCAGCTGATGATGAAGACTCTGGGCCCTTCCTCTCTCATAGGCGGCAGGCTGTCTATGTTCTCTATGAGCATGTGCTTGTCCTCCATCTTTGACGGGCTCTGTGGCTGATAAAGATTGCTTCTTAGATCTTCAAAACACATGTTCATGTCTTTGAAGAGGTGTAACATGCTCACTCCGATCACGATCACCAGGAAGCCCCCGATGGTGCCCACCACATCCACTCCTGACATGGCTCCCCATTCTTTAAAGAGAATCACAGAGGTGCTCAGGACTACGGTGGTGAAGAAGACATAGTAGATGGGATATACCAAGAGCGTATTGAAGGTGTCCAGCGACTTATTCAGATAGTTGACCTGGATGATGATGGATCCGATTAAGGTCAGCAAAAGAATCCAGGTGAGAGGGTGACGGACCACTGAGAGGTCAGAGAACATGGTGCGTATCGCGATGCCGAGGCCCTTGACCGAGGACACAGTGAACGCTCCGAGCAGAGAGCAGATGCTTATGTAGACTAATATGTTAGTTTGACCGAAGCGAGGGGAGACGTAGAAGATCAGGAGCATACAAGCAACCAGCAGAGTACTGGCAAACACCAAAAAACCTTTAGGAGAAGCAGAAAAACAGCTGTTATCCATTATAACATGTTTTTTAGTTCTATAAATAAAGGTATTGAAACACTAACCAGGATCCAACAGTTTCTCTGTCATTTCTGTAAGCGTCGTCACTTCTTCCTCTTCAGGTGCATGTATAACCATTATAGTGCTTCCCAGTATGCTGAGCATGCAGCCAAGTTTTCCAAGCAGATTCATTGTTTCTCCGAAGAAGTGGGAGGACAGAACTGCACTGAAGAGAGTAAATAAACATTACCATTAATACCTTTCCATTTAGTTCTAGTGAAAACACTAGGAAACACAAAAGGCCATAGACAGAATCAGTGCACTCGTAATGAGAAAGGGCTATTCAGCCGTTATCTCATGAGTTCAGAAGAACAAGGTGGAGATCAGTGCATGATTTATTCTTGGTATATGTTTATAATCATCATATCATGATGAAATGGCCATTTGTTATTGAAATTATCAATTGGCATACTCTTTGAACATCAAGTATGTGTCAAAATCACATTTGCCAAAGAAATGACATAATTTCAGCCTATGTTGAgactatataattatttttatttttctgaatgttGGGGGagacatttgattttttttttttttttttatcaaataaatgcatgagtACAACATACTGTAGTATTACTTTGGGTCTTACCTGGGCCCTATAGCTCACTCAAATGTACTTTAATTGTGTGAAACATATTGCAATTCAGGATTTTTAACATTATAGtcatatatatttctaaatatactaGTCCTCTGACTCACAGGCTTATAAAGGTTACACAGCATTATGTGGAGCAAACCATTGGCGAGGGTGAATAAGGGTGGTGCTGTTACCTGATAAGAACACTGAGAGCTCCTAAAGGGGTCACCACTGTGGCTGGAGCAAACATGTACGCTGTGAAGTTTGCCGCTTCACCTCCACCCACTGCGAAAAAAGGCAGGATGTTATCTACGTTTGTTGGAGTCATCAGAGGAAGATGGCTGAGAGATGCTTTGCACTGCACTCACTTGTCAAAAGGCCTCCCCACCACAACCAGTCCTTCAGGTACCCATGACCTCCCTCAGCTAAGCAGACAAGCATTTTCACATATTCAGTTTGATTAATAACACAAAACAGAGCCTGCTGGTGATTCGGTCATTATTAGGTAAGCACAAACAAAGAAGGAACCAGTTTCAACCAATTTCACAACTATTTCCAGTCAAGTAAAATAATTAGCATTAAATCAAAATACCCTCAAAAACAAAACCAGTAACTCAACATTCTGAATATTAAAGGATAAACTCCATGCAAGGTTTATTGCATCAGAATTTGATGGCACTTTTGACGTTATGTAAATTCTGATGTAAATTGCCTTACCTGCTCTCGTTTCCCCAATACTGGCCAAATGCAGCAACGCCTTCTTCTTCAGTATAATGCTTCCTCCTATGAGGAAAGCTGAGAGCACGGCCAGCGACAAGCCCATCCAGAAATTGTAGTTGCTCCATTTGTTGATGGCGAGAGCTGCTGTGGTGACTGTAGAGTTTATATTAGAGCTGTCTACACTAAAAGACGTGTTGCAAACCCCCgtgtcaaacacacaaacagaggcGGGACAGAAGATCCTTATTACTGAACCTGATcacaagaaaaaaagaggaactaCGTTACAACAATAATAGGTTTAATTGCCAAAACAGAGAGTAAAATGTCCAACAAAATtgttcaaaaccattttttttaaagcagcttattcacataaaatgcttttttataaaaacataaaaaatcactCATCACTATAGCCTGCCATTTTGTTACTCTTTCttcaacattttaatattatttatattttaaagtttacatAGTGTTTTTATAGGGAACAACCAAAGCCAGCGGCCAGTCATTTACTGAAAGGCTGGTCATACAATAAGGAATGTTAGTcctttaaacaaatatgtcatcATATGTTAATAAACATGTCAGACTTTCCAAAGGACAACACATTGATGAAACTTATAACTACTAAAATGTGCAActagtacaaaaacaaaaaacatacgtCATTTAAATCTCAAGTTTTCAcattacatgcaaaaaaaaaccaTAATAAAATCACACTGCAATTTATATTGGGCTCTTACATAAGTAAGACAACAAACTCTCTTACCATTGCTACATAAATCGGATGACAGGTGTATGTCTTTCATTGTTTCCCCCACACTATAAACGACGGGTTAAAACTTACCGAAATGAAGCCATTTAAAAACGAATTATTTTGTATCAGAATAAACTACGAGATAAACATTTCTCTCGGACTTCGCCTCGGATCATTTGAATATGCCAGAATACACGTTCTGCATCGGTTCCTGCCGAGCGCGTAACTTCATAGCACTAAAGAACCACAGATACCTGAGATGCGCGCGCACGTAAACACGGCCACGAGCAAAGCAGACAGGTATCGACTGCCACGCCCGAGCAGCGTAGTTACGAGCCAGCAGTTGTCAAAACGGATACACAGTAATGACCTTCCTCGTAATACAATATGCAGAACGCAAACACACGTGAAACTTCCTATTCAGACTTGACATTTGTATTGAGTGGGGCAGGACGTGGTTACTGTCACGAACTGcagttaaaaaatacattttactaacTGTTATTGTagcattactttattattattattattattattattatttttccagttttaaattttcatttttcttaaacTTTCATCTCAATGTTGTTgtgtatataattcatatatttacTCATACCCTAAAGACTTGTTATTTGCTTGTTTGTACTGAAATCTCAGAGCAGCAGAAACGTGTTGGCTTTGGTGATGCTATTGGCTGACATGAATTTCTCCAGAAAGCTGAAGAACGGGTTTGagcagagataaaaaaaaaagaaagacatactTGTATTGACTGTATGTgttatttaaagagacagtttagCAGgcttactgtattttgatcactGCTTGGGCTTGAGTGCATTAAAATTTAATCTCTTCTCTAGTGAGTGCTATTTGatatgttgttgtttgttgttttgcagctAAGTTCTCCATTCCATTTGGAGAAGGATCATGATGTGATCTTATGAGAATTGAGAACTTTGAGACACATCAGTTGTTACAAATCAATCTGATTATCCATTGTCACCTCAACATTTAAATACCATGACCTGTTAGAACAAGATTTGTAAGCAGTTATTCTGTTGTGCTCTGGTGTGtcaaaatcagtttttaaatagAGCAACATGGGGCCATTGCAGACAGCCTGGAGACTGGTAACCTAGAGCAAGTGTGCTCACACAAAACTCCCTCGACACCTGCTGCATAACCACAAGTTCCACTGCATTTCATACAGTGATTATTGAGTGTGCAAATGCAGGATTAAACATGAGTATATATGAATCTTGcggtgaattaaaaaaaaataaataaaaatcaataaaataaaatagttgcccagttgcaaaatgcaaatacatatgcatacacacatacaaataaaaagtatttatttatttgaaatgacgAAAAGGAATGCATAGAAGTGACAAGTagctgtttttaaatatatatatatatatatatatatatatatatatatatatatatatataaaataaaaaaaataaaacattttcatgatcgcttcattattttatttttttaaacaattattcaCTCTTCAACAATTATTCAAACATGAAGTTAAATTAATcttgcatgaataaaaaaaaaagatgttcagttgcaaaatgcaataaataaataaatgttacaaaatgtatCAAACACCCCAAAAAGAGGACTAAATATTACGGGACAATTCTATAAATGGCCAGTTGATGTCACTGCAGactaataaacaaaaaacacagctTCAACCTGATTATTTTACTGCTGTTCAAGAGAAAATCATCTGAAGTCGAAAGGGGTGATAAAGTTGGCTTATTGTTCAGagatttattttacacaaaccaTTTTAAAAGTCACACAGGGACCCTGCCAGTCTAGCCTATCTAAACACAATCTCTGATGTGATTATATGGATAAAAGAAGGTAGCCTACTAAATAcgttataaatcattttaatccaGACAGGGGCTAAAGAGGGTTAAATAAACCATAttcatgttgttagcatttaaAGGGTCAACACAGTTCAGTTTAATTCTTCACAGATTCCAACAAATCAATACTCCAAAAGATAGATAAAACCTGACATTTTATTTATCCATTCTGTCTTCAACAAACAATGAAACCATGTGACATATAGAGTCATCTCTGTTGTCTCAACATACCGTTCCCATCCTGCCCATGCTCAAGCTCATGCAAATGTCAGATTGGCCACCTGAAAGAGAGATGAGAATGGGAGAAAAACGTCATTCATAGCAATAGACTGTTTTAATTTGTATGCATGTTCTAGTTTCAAGATGGCTTTTGTTCAGTGTGTGCGTTGCACTAATTACCATGATCATTCAAAACGGAGCACAACTCCTGCTTGCAGCCTCCCACACAAGCTCTGAAAAACAATTCATACAGCCACAACGAAAGATGATGTCGTTCCCCAGCACAGCTACACTTTCATAGGACAGATAGGTAGCAAACATCATTTCAATAACAGAACAGCACTGGATGAGGTTATTATTAGCAGGTCAGATGGCAATGTCAATCAGCACAAATTAACATCATTAATGACAAAGGCACTAGCCAAATTATGCTCATTATGATTGGCAGAGATATCAGACCTCAGTGTGCATGTCATACATTGAAGGACTGATGTCTGTAGGTGACTTAGGTGAGTTTTTTGCTTACAGAATGATGAAGTTCTGGGTGAGGTGAGCCTGGCTTGGTGTTGtgaccaaatgttttttaaaccatGAAATATTGCTATATGTGTTCCGTTCATTACCTGCATTTcagataataataaatcaatggcttttttcataatgaaataaaataaaattaatcttatAAAACCATACAATGACAATATTGCATTTGGCAATCAAGTAATAAACATTGTCAATAGTTTTAATGTATATCTGGGGTTTATCTAAGCCTAAGTTACTTCCTCTTGCCATCTATGtagaattgtaatttaaataatatttaattatttattcattataaatatatttgtattttattaaatatatttaaaataaatgtatttatttacatacaaaaTAGGTGACAGATCATAAAAAACTGAAGCAGCAAATCAGAAGTAGttgtttttacaattatttgaaaagaaATTTTTGCTCATCTCTCAGGATCTCTTCTTTTTTTAGCAAACAGTGATTCACTCTGCTGCAGAATGTGCTCAGTATAAATTAAGCATTGTATCTGGCATGTCATGTAACTCTCAGCATTCACAAGCTTTTTGTCTTACTTTTTGACAAACATTGGTAAAGCCTTTGACTTCAgtatttttccatactatgggaGTCAATGGCTATCAGCAACTGTTAccaacatactttaaaatatcatcttttgtgttcaacagaagaaagaaatgttaATTTTCAATGCTATGAGAatgctttttgtgtgcaaagaaaataaaaataacgactttattgaACAATTTGTCTCCTGCGAGCTACTGACATTATTGAGATTAGCTCGATGCATGCGCGCGATATGCTAAAGCTCTCAGatctcataaaaaatatcttaatttgtgtactgaagatgaatgaaagtcttacgggtttggaacaacatgagagtgagaaattaataacagaattaacatttttgtgtgaactacagtatatctttaaatgtatgcacCTAAACATAACCCTAAACACAGAACTTCTTAGCTTCAGCTCTCAGAGATGAATGAATACCTGTAGGCACACAATTAGCCGAGTTCAGATAGTGCTGAATTTCTGAACACTTTGCAAATGCACGAAAGCCTCTGGCACTTTCCATGTCTTGAGCATTCTCTGCTGGAAGTGAGCGACTGAGTGAAAGGCCAGGCCTATGGGGGAAACAGAAGGAAGCGAACAAATGTGGCATTTATCGAGATCAATACAGCACTCTCAGAGCCAACAGAGCTCAAACAAGATGTTCTGTATCAGTGCAGCTCAATCGTGGACATGCATTCATCTGATGACGTTGAAAAGAAACATAGATGACTTAACTGTGTATTTTCTGGCATCAATCattcttaaaacaaatgcaaatatcAACTAGTTAAGAACAGAAAGCAAAAAAAGGAAGATAGGCACATATGTCAAAAAGAAATTTTGATAGGAAACAAAAAGCGTTCAGTAAGAAAAAGTTTATTTCTGAATACTCGTTGTCAACACGTTGATGTCTTGCTGTTACATCTTGCTGCAGTTTTTAAAAGGTATTTTGTGagttgaatatgaaaaaaaaatatttttcataagtaGGGCTGTCAATGTAATAAGGTATTttactgattaaataaaataagcaataatAAAATGAACACCATTCTGAATAACAGTAACAGAAAACCTCATAGAGATTTACAAATCAAAtgcaaaagtcaaaaaaaaaaaaacttgctgaaaatatataaatcacatcTTGTAATGTACATTTAAAGCTGTCATGCCACAATAACattgtattttcaaattattaattgaaaatgtctttctttctctgcaAACATGGATATAAGATAAATTTTTCTAATTGATCAGTTTGTCAATCAtgtttaattgattgacagcactatttAAGACTACCAATCAaagaaacatccaaaatacagaatttcactttaaatacaataccaaaaataatttaagaaaattctaaatgaaacaaataaccgatcaaatggaaaacaaaagccACAAAACGCTGTTTTGTCAAAACATGTTACACGTCATGTTATGGTTGATTCTATTTTGTATAAATGGAACCGCATGTTTGAATCACTGAAGGTACACAAAAAGCTCACTACAGCATCACTCACCTCACATCCTTTTCTGTGTTTGAATCAGTGCATCCAGAAACATAAAGCCTGATGTGGCACCTCAAAACTAAAAAGTTAGTCTTCGTTTAAAATTCAGTAGGTTTGAGTATCATCAACTGACATCATTTGTTTCCTGTCTATGTATCCAAAAGGGAGTTAGTAGTTATTAGAGCATAAAGCAACCACTGACAACAAGCAAACAAGCCATCGCCACAGTGCTTTGTTCCTCTCAAATGGACTGTTAAGAGTCATTCTATTAAACCACCTTATTAATCTCACAGCATGAGCAATTTAtatgttgatgtctgtgtgtcagCTATTAGGAAGATTTCCTTAAAATACTTGTCATGGAATTGGTTTGCACGACAATATTTCAACTGTTATGACAATATTACAAACCAAAGCTTTAGGACTTTTAAGTAGATGGTCTCCTGAGTGCTCATGCTGCCCTTGAATTTGTTGCATTTGTGTACAGTGACGTCATTAGCGCTTCAGTGTGGGAATGATGCATTATACATATCATCAGCTACTTCAACAGAAAAATGTCATGTAAACCAAGAAAGGGAGACAGAACCGAAGTGACAGAACAGTAAACCAAAAAGCAGCGCTGCCTGCATAGTCTACGACCCCCTCTTCTTTCTCATCTTTAACTCACAGACTCTATCGAGCAGCATTAATTGAGCATGGATTGGGAAACGGTGATTGATCCAAAGTGTTCATAAGTGAAGTGTGAGACTGAGCTACAGGAGTAACTATGACAAGCCTCTCCAAACCTATGGAAGAAGTCACCTTGGCTCACCAATCAAACTGGTTGGAAAGGAAGACATTTGAAGACACACTGATGTTAGCATTCTTCCTTGCTTTTCATTTGACGACATCAAACAAACTTTCATTCCATTCATAATCGtttcttaaaggtgaagtgtagttttttattattattttaattataaaattttatataaaaattctgacatcatttactcaccttccaaacctgtatggttttctttcttttgcggaacatattaatatatttaatatattatattatatatagtttctGCAAAATAATGTTTCAAACAATTTTTTGTTCTTCTTTCATACAATGACAAGTCACTGGAGATGGGATGGGGTGTGgagagacatttttcaaaatatattcttttacaGTTCACAAAAAaggtaatacaggtttggaacaagatgtGGTTGAATAAATTTCCAATGttgggtgtactgtccctttaaaatactttttctatTACCAGATTTATATGCACCATCTGTATACAGTGccttgcaaaagtttttttttatgttactgccttatgttaaactgctttaaatttgATAATTTAGCTCAGGGGCATTTATATTACTTGTAAATGTTACTACACTTTACGTGAAATTAACCTGTGACAAATTCAACTGAATGGGTATGATTTAGAAAGGCAGATGTCATGTCTTAATAATAGGTATAACAGCTTAtaatgcatatcagagcaaaaaccaAGCCCTGGGGACAAAAAGCTCAGAAACAGGTTTACGTCAGGCCACGCAAACCTGGAAAAGAGTTCAGAAAAGCGTTCTGCTTCATTGAAGGTTCACAGAATAATGTAACCGTTACCCCCTTAATAGAAGAAGTTTGAAGTGGGGCTGTTTTCCAGCAGCAGGGACTGAGGGACTCATTAAAGTAGAAGGAACACTCAATGCATCAAAATATTGAGATGAGATATGTTAATCAAAACCTAGTCTAGAGCATTCTTCCAGAACCTTCCAGCAGGACAATGTGTGAATGTAAATGTCTTTGAGTGGTGCAGCCAGAGCCTGGGATTGAACCCagtcaaatatttctggagaagGATGGCAGATAATTGCCAATGATGAGCAAAGTTTGTTGaatcaaacaaaaaaagacaatatatgTAGACAAtatatgaatacttatgcaatgtacttatttcattttttttttaattttaataaacattaatttgtgACAATTCTGTTATTGCTTTGTCAGTttggtgtatggagtgtagattgatgtgggaaaacgtctcaggttacgaatgtaaccatggttccctgagagggaacgagacactgcgtcctctgaagggacactatggggaacacctcgtcgtgacccgtgtctgaagcatactttgaaaaacgccaatgtgttggccggcgacagcctctgacgtcgctaccggcgcgactataaatatgCGCCCGTAGGACctgtcacttatcttcttcgtgaagcttgcgtccgaagcatgg
Coding sequences within:
- the LOC113064335 gene encoding magnesium transporter NIPA2-like, which translates into the protein MKDIHLSSDLCSNGSVIRIFCPASVCVFDTGVCNTSFSVDSSNINSTVTTAALAINKWSNYNFWMGLSLAVLSAFLIGGSIILKKKALLHLASIGETRAAEGGHGYLKDWLWWGGLLTMGGGEAANFTAYMFAPATVVTPLGALSVLISAVLSSHFFGETMNLLGKLGCMLSILGSTIMVIHAPEEEEVTTLTEMTEKLLDPGFLVFASTLLVACMLLIFYVSPRFGQTNILVYISICSLLGAFTVSSVKGLGIAIRTMFSDLSVVRHPLTWILLLTLIGSIIIQVNYLNKSLDTFNTLLVYPIYYVFFTTVVLSTSVILFKEWGAMSGVDVVGTIGGFLVIVIGVSMLHLFKDMNMCFEDLRSNLYQPQSPSKMEDKHMLIENIDSLPPMREEGPRVFIIS